A window from Schistosoma haematobium chromosome 1, whole genome shotgun sequence encodes these proteins:
- the MAP2K1_1 gene encoding Dual specificity mitogen-activated protein kinase kinase 1 (EggNog:ENOG41KOG0581~COG:T): protein MVVDQTSRLDKTSAGEDLETQSEKVLVEDVSQETVSITISESLTDETDASTTINSQSTNHENKSETLQTFTRCKSPTNNNNSLSSSSNATSIEYSQTSSPGDSGRRRLVPDFNIDDLLLISELGRGNGGIVTKLQHKSSGTFLIRKTFELDVKTTTRAQIVRDLQVLWECISPHIIEFHGAIHSECLISIYMEYMDVGGMDLLLKMVGRFPEPIIIHIADSVVSGLLYLWQELHMFHRNLKPSNILINRAGTIKLCDFVVSLQLSEYVASGFLGFSTYIAPERLAGELFSAASDIWSLGLTLMELAIGQYPIPSIDPVDFVRAFAPDQQTNMLEHFRAAKTGELLPALTDPKSRSTIGMYNLFTYIVEQPAPRLPVYCFSSEFIYFIHSCLQKDADDRLSIEIIHRHFIPELIKLTCPHSNHNTLRPIFIDSCLINYLRGVFARQQAEAIDAVALAVGEDFDSIDTDFEVTTMLDSV from the exons ATGGTTGTCGACCAAACATCGAGACTTGATAAAACATCTGCTGGCGAAGATCTAGAAACTCAATCTGAGAAG GTTCTTGTTGAAGATGTTTCACAAGAAACAGTGTCTATCACTATCTCAGAATCACTCACAGATGAGACAGATGC CTCTACAACTATAAATTCACAATCAACCAATCATGAGAATAAATCAGAAACACTTCAAACATTTACACGTTGTAAAAGTccaactaataataacaattcattAAGTAGTTCATCTAATGCAACATCTATTGAATATTCACAAACATCAAGTCCAGGTGATTCTGGTCGTCGACGTTTAGTACCAGATTTCAATATagatgatttattattaatatctgaATTAGGTCGTGGTAATGGTGGAATTGTAACAAAATTACAACATAAATCATCTGGTACATTTTTAATTAGAAAAACATTTGAATTAGATGTAAAAACTACTACAAGAGCACAGATTGTTAGAGATTTACAA gtCCTTTGGGAGTGTATATCACCACATATAATTGAATTTCATGGAGCAATACATTCTGAATGtttaataagtatatatatggaGTATATGGATGTTGGTGGAATGGACTTACTATTGAAAATGGTAGGACGTTTCCCTGAACCAATTATAATTCATATTGCTGATTCAGTTGTATCAGGTCTACTTTACCTCTGGCAAGAGTTGCATATGTTTCATCG tAATTTGAAACCATCCAATATACTCATTAATCGTGCTGGTACTATTAAATTATGTGATTTTGTCGTCAGTTTGCAGCTGAGTGAATATGTAGCTTCTGGATTTTTAGGATTCTCCACTTACATAGCACCTGAACGTCTGGCAG GTGAACTATTCAGTGCAGCTAGTGATATATGGAGTCTTGGATTGACATTAATGGAATTAGCTATTGGACAATATCCGATCCCATCTATTGATCCAGTTGATTTTGTACGTGCATTTGCGCCAGATCAACAAACAAACATGCTTGAACATTTTAGAGCTGCAAAAACTGGTGAATTATTACCTG CACTTACAGATCCAAAAAGTCGATCAACTATTGGTATGTACAATTTATTTACCTATATTGTAGAACAACCAGCTCCACGTTTACCAGTATATTGTTTCTCATctgaatttatatattttattcattcatgtTTACAAAAAGATGCTGATGATCGTTTatctattgaaattattcataGACATTTTATTCCAGAATTAATTAAACTTACTTGTCCTCATTCAAATCATAATACACTTCGACCAATTTTTATTGATAgttgtttaattaattatttacgtGGTGTATTCGCTCGTCAACAAGCTGAAGCAATTGATGCTGTTGCATTAGCTGTTGGTGAAGATTTTGATTCTATTGATACTGATTTTGAAGTTACCACTATGTTGGATTCAGTATAG